A part of Solenopsis invicta isolate M01_SB chromosome 2, UNIL_Sinv_3.0, whole genome shotgun sequence genomic DNA contains:
- the LOC105205140 gene encoding uncharacterized protein LOC105205140 — MWVEKVAKEFKDYWNFPNCIGALDGKHINVKAPLHTDSVFYNYKGNHSINLIAVASVPYKFLMVDIGGEEGKAMPYMLLADEAFQLNSFTLRSYPRKTLTNEQNIFNYRLSRAQRVVEIRYYAGTVVYFFKTN; from the exons ATGTGGGTGGAAAAAGTtgcaaaagaatttaaagattattGGAACTTTCCGAACTGTATTGGTGCTTTAGACGGTAAACATATAAATGTTAAG gCTCCACTACATACTGATTCAGTTTTTTATAACTATAAGGGGAATCacagtattaatttaatagcaGTAGCATCGGTaccatacaaatttttaatggtagACATAGGTGGAGAAG AAGGAAAAGCAATGCCTTACATGTTGCTTGCAGATGAAGCTTTTCAATTAAACAGTTTTACATTAAGATCATATCCAAGGAAAACATTGACCAATgagcaaaacatttttaattatcgatTGAGTCGTGCACAAAGAGTCGTAGAAATTCGGTATTATGCTGGCACGGtggtgtatttttttaaaactaattaa